TTCTTCCCAATTAACCTAAGCTGCTCCAAAAGGGCAGGATCAATGGGGGCCTTTTCCAACACATGAGCAATCAGCTTAAAAGCTATTTCCTGCCTCTCCAAGAACTCCACTGTCTCTTCCTCAAACGAAGCAACTTGTTGGCCAGACGAGGCTCCACCATCATTCAAACCCAAGGTCTGTGCCAACTGATCGGCATTACTCCTCCACACGTGGCTTCCCCCATTCATCATGGCCGAACCTCTCGACGAGGCAGTGCTGGCATCATCCGCTGCCTTAGAAGCCGCGCCACCGCTCGAAGAAGTACCGGAGACTTCATTCCCTGGGCTGCCATTGTAATTGGCCTGCGACCGGTGGTTCAGGTTCACACTGAGCGGCGAGCTCTGAGCCGACGAAGAATTGTCGCAATTTCCGGCGGCATTGGGTTCCCTGGGCGTGCCAGGGGCAGGGAACGCAAATTGATCGATCAAACAAGTCACCACTCTGTCAGCATCCGAAGCAGAAATCGGCAGAAAGCTCTGCGACAGAGCAACCAAGAAAGACCTAGCAATGCCGGAGTGCTGTTCACCAATCGCGGATATGACTACCTCACCGGAGAACGAAGCCACCTCGTCGGCGAAATCCGGCGACGACTGAGCGGCCTTGGAAACATAGGCGAGGAAATCGAGGAAGAAAGAGGAAACGGAATCAGCGTTGAACGGCTGAGGCCAGAAGGATTGAGTGAAGGAATATGGAATTGAGCGGAGGAACTCAAGCGCGACTGATTTAGGCCGCAGATCGGAAGAATCGGGGCAATTGGAGAGGAAGCGAGCGACGGCGATGACGGCATTGAGGTGAGACCGCGAAACCCTAGGCGATCCGGCGGAGAGGTGCTCCGGCGGAGGGCATTTGTCGCATATCCATGAAAGCTTATCGGAGAGTTGCGAAGGGTTCTGCGAAATCAGGTCGCATAACTCGATCAAAGCTTCCATCGTGAAACGAAATTGGGGAATTGCGAAGATGAATGATTGGTTGATCCACGACgacgaagaagaaagaaagaaacacacACGATGATTTCAATTCTCTCTCTCTGAATTGAATTTCTATGTGCTAACCACGTTGCAGCATCGTTGCTGCTGTTCTCGTCATTGCGAATTTGCCATTGCTATTTCATGCCAtgctttgtttctttcttctctttttatatttCTTAGTTTTCGTTCGGGTTTTGGATTTGTCTGGTTAGATCACAAATTTATTGGAATTTAATTACACGGGGGCCACAGCCTCTGATGATATGGGCCTATTCGGCACGGCGCGCCCCTTTTCGCACGTGTGACCTCGTGGTGGTGAATTTATTTAGGACAAAACtgcaaatataaattttttacttATTCAATCAACTCATCTTAATCTTTTTAATCTTAATATATAAAAAGAGGCACCCTAATTAttcaatcaaaactttgataCGGATGGCAGTTTTCGGGAAGCGGGGAATTGCATGGGTGGTGGAGGTCTGTTGCGCGATAAGGCTGGAGGTTGGCTGGCTGGTTTTTCATCTTCTGCGATCAGTGGTGGCTCTTTCGAAGCGGAAGTTACAATGTTGCGGGATGGCCTTGTAATAGCTTGGCACCAAGGCTACAAGAAGGTATTGTGTGATGTGGATTGTGAGGAGTTAGTGAACATCCTTGATAGAGCAAACCTGGATCGTATCATGCATCATCCTCATTCCTCAGGTTATCATTCTCAAAGAGATAATGGCAATCATGGCTAGGGAGTGGCGCGTGACTGTCAATTGGGTTCACCGGGATGGAAATGCAGCAGCGGATTGGCTTGTGAAGCATGGTCATAGCCTCTTGGCTCCTTGTGTTCAAGTTATTAGTCAGCTGGCAAGcgagcttcagcttcttctgctGAAAGACTCCCTAGTTGTGCCTTATTCAAACACTGCACCACACTTAAACGGTCAGATTCGCACGAAACGTTCTTGAAGCCATTGCGCGAAGCAAGCTGGAGGCCTCTATACACCCCCAAAAGCTCTGCCATATACACATTCCCCACTCCCTTCAAAGCAAGAGAAGCCTCGAAGCCACCTCCCTTGATGATCACGGATCACACCTCCACTAGCAATATCATATGAGCCTCTATGACAGCTACCATCAACATTTAGTTTCACCCGCCCTTCGTCATAAGCCACCCAAGTAGAGTTGATTGGATGAATGGAAAGCATCACTGTTTGGGCTATATCAACGTCATTCCAATCACGCCTTATATTTTGGAGCACCTCCTTAATTCCTGAAGCCTCTGGTCCTAGCACTATGTTATTTCTCCACTGTCAAATCCACCAACAAATATGAAGAAGCTTCACCGCGTCCAACTGCTGAAAAATCGACAACAACCAAGTCCTAGGAGAAGAATCCCCCGAAAGCACCATAACCCAATCTGATCCACACCTTCGTCGAGTGTTGGAAATCTCTAGACAGTGACGAATGTCCTCGGTTGGTGACGAGCACCTACTACATGCAGCACTAGGGGCAAGGGAGCAGACATATATCAATATTGAATTCAAAagttagtttaaaaaaaatattataacaaATCAAATGCTATCAAGTATTTATTCAATTATGTTAAGAACGGTCAAATTAGAATAATGcctaaaatttcaaatatgttAAGAAAGACCATGATTGTATTTTTAGGCCGTTTGGTAGATAGGTGTCTCAAAATAATCTCGGGAATGTGAGGTTGGGATGGTAACATTCCCATGTTTGGTagaagttttaaattttttattcccGGATATGAAAGATTATCAGGCAAGTAAATTACACATGACTACTATAtgacccgtgccttgcacgAGGGAATTGAAAATTAACTGCAAGTTACAttgtttctattttaaatatttgtttttttagaGAACAAAACACAACTTTAATCAAATTATAAAGAAAGGAAGATGAGGACAACCCCCTTACTATACGAAAATACAAAGCAATTACACAGCATGCTTAAAAGTCCAAGGAGGGGAAGATGATTCACACCCCCTTTTTGCTAAATAATCAACAAAACCATTCCCCTCCCTGTAAATATGCCTAATCTCCACACAATTTAATTCCTTCCtaatatttgtatttttttctttattcgaTTTGTATATTTGAGGTTGTTGTGTTTATTTCGTGTTTGTTGTAGCCACTGATTCTAATAATTTCTATATGTAGAGTAAAAAATTCTATAATATTAAGTTTTTGGACTAAAAAATATAGGTCAATATTTGTGAAGTTAATGTCGAATAGCACGACGATTCAAATACATCTTGTCGGCGGTGTGGTTTTTACGTCTTTTGTAAACTATTCCACTTTTGGTACttaggttgaaaaaatgaagaaaaaagcaTTATAATATACATTCATTTGTAATAATGAATCCTTCTTAAAGTGTCGTCACGTTAAATTATTAAAGATTCAAAGGAAGTTAGAAACCAAAGATTCATTACAAAAAAGTTGCAAACAACTTGAAAATTTATCTTTCAAAGTCTTTTCCATTGTATTATTGATGTGAGCCTTGATAAACGCCTTATAGTAAAGTGGCATCAGAGATCATGAGGTATTAGAGCTCTCGTAGCCAAGTTCAAAAGTCTTTAATAATCACATCAAAGATAAATGATTACAATGacattatttaattataaataaaatcaatattatttatttaaattaactaAACAACATGTATAaacaatataatatttttttaaacaatgtAAACAATAAAAGAATAAAATCTAACCTTGAATATGAATTTAGAAATTAAATCTTAGTCTTTGTAGATTTTCTGAACGATAAACGCTGAATCCAACGTCCTTCCGAATTTGTACTTTGCTTCAACCCTGAACATGAATTGTTTGTGAACTAAATCACATATTTCTTTGGGAGGGTGTGCCATGGAGCCATTCTATATTTTGTGGAAACAAACGAAGAAAATCTGTatgtaattaatttattaataaatttaaacaaAAGTTGTGTTTACATGAATATTTTtacctttttcattttttccagaatttctttactttttttattGAGAAGAGAACAACCATCTcggtcaaaaatgaaaaatgattgatgagcaatattttacccacTTTTCATAACCTTAATTTGTCATTGTTGATGGTTTTTTGTGCTTAAGTGACTTTGTTtggaaataatttttattatgtGGTCTAATCAagtttaatattattttcatgtCATATTTGGCATTAAGGGCATTTTGGGAATTGCGGAATGAATATTGTATTTGTGCTGAAGTGGAGATTGTATTTTAGATTATattttaggatttaatttcgtgATATTAAGATTCTATCTCATTTAAGTTTGTTATTTTAGGATTTTATCTTTAGGCTTTATCTTTtagaatttgattttgattagaaTTTGATCTCAGGTCTATTTAAGGCATTGTGTTGAGACAAGAATTACCTTCTACTTTATACTTTTTCTATTGAATACAATTTCTAATTTTCAGTTAACTATTAGGGTTCAGCTAGGTTTTATGCTTTTACTCTCTATCTTCTCTAATATTTTTGTTGTTTCCGCtccatccatggaaggctaactTCCTTGGATTGAATCCCTTTGCAAATTATATCGtactcttgaggtatagttctTAATGTAGATTTCGTTCTTAATTAGTCCTCTTCATCTTTGTTTCCGAtatagggtttgcttaattccgtagttttagaaataatgGTTGATGCATAATCGCTCAGTTCATGTTAGTttgtaactgtttcttaatctcttagtttaggaaactatgaattaatttccgcttagttaattagttctcacgaattagggaattaatcatgaagaattaatcttttgtgtCAATGATTGAACAATGATATACTGAACTAAGGGGTTCGTCCGTTTTAATcgattttgttaattttcttaCTATCTTTTGCTTGCTTATTGTAACTGAATCATAACCCCTCTAGTGTGTGTGAGTGTGTTTTTGAAGGATTGAATCTTTTTTCAAACAATAATCCTTGGGAGACGACCTAGGAGCCACTTCCTAGATACTAtagttttcttaattaattatttgcaTCGGGTACGACCTCGATCAACGATGCAGAGCCAATATTATCAGCTACTTTAATCTGTAGCTTATACCTGCAGAAAACATGAATGCAAAAACAAATTGaatataaatcaaattaattaaaatacaaaGTTAATTTCAGTTTACCTAATGGTAGGCTTGATGTGTTGTTCACAGTTTGGACAAAAAAAAGTTCTCTATCAGAGCATGCAGTTGTGTGACAGTTGCGGTAATGATAAACCCAATCATCAGTGCTGACAATTTCCTCAGCTGTGTCAAGCACAATGAATATAGTACGctgtaaatattaattaaatacatGGATTAAAACactttacagaaaaaaaaaattcaaagtgAGAATAACATACTGATTTGCACTCTAATAAAGTTTAAATGTTTGTGCGAgggaaaattttgaaaaattcatCTTGTTCACCAATATTTAAACGCTCAAATAACACATTCATTGTTTGAGTAAGAACTGCTTCAGATTCAATcaattataaagaaaattagACTCAAAGTATTAATTGTCATAATATTTAGGCCACTTAATTATGAAAAACTTATATGGCACTTACATATCTTTGTAAGACACTATTTTTGAAACATTCAGATTAAAGATAACTTTGGTGAAATTAAACAAAACTTGTAcatgatatttgcttgtagatTTTTCTTTTGCAGTCAGGTTCATATGCGTAAAATATATGtgttattatatataaaagtcGCTTTAGTATGTAGAagacaaaaaaatttaaatttaccaTGAATAACAGCCATATTTCCCATGAATATGACAACAACAATGTTTGACATCGCCATTACTCATAAATGTGTTGAACTTTTCGATGAATGCATCGAACAAAAcacctttaattttttttcctgggAAATGAATAAATAACTTTACTTTCTTTGAACTAttattattttacattttttatttgaaatatacCTATTTTCTTACTCTaggaaaataatataattatcaGATTCCATCTCAATTTCTTTGATTTTCATGAGCACCCCATTTCGGTCATATGAGTTGTCAGTTCCGACGTTCGTAATCGAACCCATGACATCTATGATGATGTTAATAGCAATACTTGTAACTGATAATTTCTTGACCTTACTCTTGAGAGAGCTATATAAAATTGGTCATGTGTGAATATTGGGCAAGAAAGGTAAAGGCAAACATGGGATAGTGACTGACCttaacttttatttatagtcattgcacAACACATATTGATCGAAAGTTGACGTCTTTCAAACTTAAACGGGTAACCTGAGTCAAATGGCACCATGTCCATTCTTGGAATGAAAATGTCATCCCCAATGTTGGTTCATGTTATTACAGTGGTACGTATAATGTTTGTTCCAAGATCATCCACAATTAGTCACTTCTCATTGCATAAACTGGTTGCTtgatctatatttctcaaaatcatTAAAGGACCACATTTCTTCAAAGTTATTTTTTCATTCGGAATTCCGAAGCATGAAATATTAAGAACTCAGTAGTAAACCATTCAGACTCTAGTTCTTTGTCCTCATCTGATTTGCAAGTGCTATCGGAGCTCAAGTACTCCGTAGTATTACTTGGAAGTAACTCAAGGAttaagtgaaggtatgaaaaacggtagaaagggggggggtttgaataacgttttcagtacaaaactaccaccttaaagattttaacaaatcttttcgagaactaagtgcaaaagatagagatagaaaagcacacaaggattttatcctggttcacttgataaatcactcaagctactccagtccacccgttaaggtgatttcttccttcttagaatgaaggcaatccactaatcaggtaagagttacaactgcacttgaaacctacaagtgactaacaattacactgacttagctcacactaagattcactctcttagtcttctctaggatccgatcaaccttgatctcctaaaggaaaatcaaacaactgtttgaggttggtgtttacaagggtttgcttctgaataagctgagtgtaaactaaataaattacaagatgaaagaaagcttagaatattttgaatgtcttgcgcgtgtgttgcttcttagtttcttagccgcttctttcaatcttcagcctctatatatactccaaggattagggttgagcgttgcatgggaaatgctaccgttggagggcagttctggaaaatccagcttctgctgtggctgagaacgttaggtaggtcgtcaggaaggtacactgcttttgtacttggatagcgacttgaccttttaacctaggagacttctgatcagaggaatgcttcgtataggaacttgtgaagccggttgatcagagtcagagggaaagcacagatcctctgaccattgtatcttctgattctgaactcagagggaagaacatggccttcagagtttcttgcttctggacttcagagtttccactattcagcttctggatcttcagagtcttctacaccatcggaacatctgaaccttcagtgtttcttggttgtcagaacttctggatcatcagagcttctagcgactgagtcctcatcagagtttgtatagcttcagatcttctgaagcttttccactgttcatactgaacatggtgaatgcgaaagcgttgcttgggttaccctttatacacagtgcttctgatttgtgtgaaattgagtcagggtcagagcctgtaaacagcacactcagaaaaacacgttagagtaccacaattgttcatatcaaaaggttaacttgtaatcatcaaaacatagagttgtactactagatcaaaacttgatcttacaatctccccctttttgatgatgacaaaactaagatttttgatgaacaattcttaaacattaaactgaattcactcagagtttagagatatagaataagacttatcctgatgtgaatagtttatcttgctcattctgaattcaagtcactgcttgattctgagcttagctccccctgaatctaatacttgatgaaaacgttagtaaagtctagattctgagctaaatcatataagagttcagagtgaaaagcttatgacatagatgaaaaacgaataatcagagcgcataagtgatcagagtcatggacaaggtatcagagtcttgggtatcagagtcaacttagaatcacttcagaagaagtgaaatgtattccttgtatttgcccagtgacacatctatggtcatgaaggtggaactcttagaatctccaaaagaaaaataagtcacactaacacatcttacacatcaaaaactgggtttactccccctttttgtcataagcaaaaagctcggggtgtgaaaaacttagcttgaagtacaaggtactcccccttagagaaggtctaagtttaaagaaaatgaagacgatgtaagaatcagagtgaggcgataataaatagaggagttaatgcaagggatgaacgtttaccaccggtcaagggagtaaatagaagggtcagttaccaagtacttaacctcgagaaactgtaagagcattaactttcagagagaaggtgaagcctataaaaacgttggagagaaaggtaagcttcacatctcgaataattttcagtaagaaaaatggcatcatacagaatggcattagaagagctcagaaggaaggcgtttgaggaagatatgttcctcaatattaggcatcccgatggttcaaagaccatacaagagctgacgaagacactgcttgaagaagatcttggtccagagatggagaaagatctgaaggagttcctctgcttcgtggaagagattcaggagctttgccagcgggagctgaatctgctggaagagaaggagactgtggaaaagagactcaagacgacagaagatagtctagaaaaagatgatctgagcatcaaactcggcaacatagagtatgcattggatcgtctggagaaggaaagagggaagcagcgccaagaatgcagaagaatgaggaaggatcctccattctagatatagggaataatgtatgatggaaggaaatatgatgtaaatatagaacaattatgaataaaacaggttttgcaaacatgtgtgacacaaatatatatagatatatgcatatagaaacacaaatgaacaaattaaaataagtaaataaacagagtttaaataaaacaacgttaaataaaaaggaaaaggaagaaaaagaagagatcctaaaaactaaggtttgtcagtacggcgcagaagttccatcatcatgtgcttcatctcaatcagcatggattcatgagtgtcaagacgttgttccatgatgtcgagtctggatgagcttgtcggagtagagctggaaggaacgttctgagcagcttgaggttctggaatggaagcagaagcagcaggagtaaatggaactggtgcaagtcgctctgcctcagcttcagcttcaagacgttctgcctcaagtctggcttgttcagcctgagctgctgcttgacgggcagcttcttcttcttgttctttctgtctcttggcttcttcaatggcttcaagaagcttggttctctgttctagttcgtgaagagccaccctcctagcaaatctttgctttgcagcctcaatgctctgactgccctctgcatgcaggagctgcagcataacgggaaactgagccaccagccaagtgctcaactcattccactcatcagccacattttcagcattctcactgaggtcagtctgaccgtgcacattgcggagcctcaaggaggcttcatgattgaaaatattgatgcactcagagagagatgtgggttgaaggtgagtatagggaacgatggagaggttgggtgcaggagaggctgggtgattgctgctatgagcttcagaggcaccttgtggagaaccaatgttaattatgggagcattgggttcagaggttccacggtgagggtctgaagtttcaaccagagggtgaggtgatctaaccgaggattggttagatactgattgttcaggttcagggtctggttgaattggctcttgttggtcagggacagggtgagcctgttgaactagggggtctgcctcttggataggattggccaagataggttcatctgggtcaactagacgttcaggtctagggccaggatattgcctagggcttggacaggtaaggtaatattcttccaaggcagataccttctctttcctaacctccatgaattttctaagtgattcagaggtattggagggaggagagtcaaagacattgatggggaaggatacaggtgtgaaggctgatgaagagtctgtatccgtggttctgacagcaggacgtgctgatgctctgggagcagagtgatcagacgttctgggttgtgattctgttggtttgggttctggttggttttggatgatgggttcagaaagtaatgggtcgtatggaatggtgaggagagaggttggatcttctgacctagagggttggttctgaagcaaattccagagtggtgcttcagtaggagaaggttgaaagaaagaagatcttggggaatgtggtggagtggtggttggtgcggctggctgggattcaggaataggagtgaggggatttgaagattgttggagtaaggcagaaattgggagtgcatcaaataaattcaaatcatcatcagaggtaagtgcaggcttacttgtatgtgctgatgatcgagtcactctggcaggaggttcagtccttctgacctctgcagcagctggttccacccgagtaggcttcaccacaattctcactttcttctgcttcttctttggaggaccatcctcactatcatcaccatcatcatcatcaggcttgctcttcgccttcttgaccagagggacatcagattcctctgaggattcgtccagaaccatcttcctcttggttttcttcttgggaggagaaggaaactctggagctggtggaagtctgctgacgaaatcatcaaggtcaatctcgaatccttgagccctgaggtcttcaacatagcatctgatggcttcaggatgatctgcttgagtccacagag
This is a stretch of genomic DNA from Lotus japonicus ecotype B-129 chromosome 1, LjGifu_v1.2. It encodes these proteins:
- the LOC130719033 gene encoding uncharacterized protein LOC130719033, which codes for MGGGGLLRDKAGGWLAGFSSSAISGGSFEAEVTMLRDGLVIAWHQGYKKVIILKEIMAIMAREWRVTVNWVHRDGNAAADWLVKHGHSLLAPCVQVISQLASELQLLLLKDSLVVPYSNTAPHLNGQIRTKRS